The genomic stretch GACCAAATCGTCCATGCTCGCAATCTCGGGATAGTGGAGATGGACCATCCCAAGGTAGTTCTCATAGCCCTTCCCAGTTTTGTCGTGCCACTGGACTGCGGGGGAGTAGGGGTCCCAGTCTCCCCCTCTCCTCACGCCAGTCGAAGAGGAGCCCAAACAACTCTTCCACACCTCAATCGACGGTGAACTCACGAACCCAAACTCGGAGCTGAAGCGCGCCGAAGAGTCCTGATAGTAGCGCCAGTCACCCCGCCCGTGCCAGACGTCCCAATAGTGCTGGTCGCCGGTCCCGCCGGAGTTGCAGGGCTCGCCGCCCCATGGGCTCGTGGGAATGTAGGGCCGGCCAGGGTCCTCTTGCCGGAGCACCTCGGGGATCACCTCCTCGTAGAGCTTCTCGCCGAAATAGCGTGGTGGGCGCTTATCCTTGCCGCCCCATCCGCTCTCCCACATGGTCAGGTTCTCGTTGTTGCCGCACCAAAGGGCCAGGCTGACACGGTGCCGGAGCCGCTGTACGTTCTCCAGAGCTTCTCGTCGGACTTCGTCCGCGTAGCCATCTGTATCGGGGTAGTAGGCGCAGCCGAACGCGAAGTCCTGCCAGACCAAAATGCCGAGTTCGTCCGCCGCATCGTAGAAGTCTTCCGATTCATACAGCCCGCCACCCCATACCCGGAGCATGTTCATGCCCATGCCCTTGGCCCGCCGAAGCTGCTCGAAGACACGCTGGCGGCTGACGATGCTCGGGAAGGAGTGGTCGGGAATCCAGTTTGCGCCGCGCGCCCATACGGGCAACCCGTTGACGACGAACTGGAACGATTGGCCGTGCTCGTCGTTCTCGCGGACAAGTTCGACGGTCCTGAGGCCAAACTCCCGCTCGACGGTGTGCCGCCCCAGGGTGGCTGTTAGGCGGTAGAGTGGCTGCGCCCCAAGGTCATGGGGATACCAGAGCTTGGGGTCGGAGATCGCGACCTCGGAATCCCCGTGCCATTCGTGAAGGCAGTTTCCAGAGGGGTCGCTGAGGCGATAGCGGACCTGTGTCGATCCGGGAGTCTGTGCGCGCACCCGAAGGCTCCACATTTCGCCGGTTTTCTCGGTGAAGAGTTCGAGCCGTTCGATGCGCGATGAGTACTCGAGGAGCTCCACCGGCTTCCAGATGCCGCAGGAGATGAGTTTGGGGCCCCAGTCCCATCCGAACATGTACTGCCCTTTCCTCACAAACGATCGATCGTAGAAGCAGGCCGCGTCCGCCGAGATGCCATGCGTGGCGAAATAGGCTTCTTTGCGCCTTGCTCCCTCTTTGCGCGCGCTCAAAAAGCGAACGACGAGCTCGTTCCGGCCCTCCCGGAGGATGGAGGAGACGTCGATCTCGAAGGAGCGGTGCATGTTGTCGAATGCGCCGATCCGCGCTTCGTTCAGCCGGACTTCGCACACCGTGTCCAGCCCATGGAGCTTCAGCACACGGGAGGGAAGCTTGGGATCGGCTCTCCACTCAAACGTGGTGCGGTATTCCCAGCCGGTTTCATCTACCCAGCGCAAGCCCAGTTCGTGCATGCGCTCAAACGGGTCGGGAATGACCCCTTCGCGCCAGAGGTCTAAGTGGACGTGTCCGGGAACCTGCGCGGGGAGCCAATTCGCAGGCGCGTCCGCGCCGGATTCACGAAACTCCCATCCCTGGGAGAGGTGCGTTGACTTCATCTTCTCATCCACAAAAAGTTGCCGCCGACCTTTGCCGATCGGCGGCAACCTATTGAACCGAGGCCTCCTCGGTTCTGCCGTGCGGCATCTGCCGCCCCTATTGTCTCCGACTAATTGCCGCTTCCGCCGGTTGGAGGCGCCGAGGCCCCTCCGCTACCGCCAGACCAACCTGGAGGGGCGGTCTTGCCACCACCGTTGTCGGCGTTCTGGTTCACGGGCGGCCCGCCCTGCCCGCCGACGGCGCCGGGCGGGGGCCCGGCGGTCGCCTGAGGTGGCGGCTGCAGGATTGGGTGCTCATAGGTGTTCTGCTCTTCCTTGGTCGCGGTTGTTCCGGTTCCCGATCCACACCCGGCCGTCACAAAGAGTGAGGCCAAGGCCAAGGACCAGATGAGCGTCGGTGGACGATGGCAATCGCGTCGGTGCATGGCTAGTTCCTGTAGGCGTTCCACTTGTTCTTCGCCGGATTCCCGAAATAGTCCGGGTCCGTGGTGCTGGGCGTCATGGTCGCCGCGTGTCCATCGGCAAACGAGAACACGCTCTTCTTGGAATAGGCGTTGGTGATAGCGCCCTGGCGGTTGTCCGTCTGGGCAGTCACCGTGTTGCCTTCC from Armatimonadota bacterium encodes the following:
- a CDS encoding glycoside hydrolase family 2 protein is translated as MKSTHLSQGWEFRESGADAPANWLPAQVPGHVHLDLWREGVIPDPFERMHELGLRWVDETGWEYRTTFEWRADPKLPSRVLKLHGLDTVCEVRLNEARIGAFDNMHRSFEIDVSSILREGRNELVVRFLSARKEGARRKEAYFATHGISADAACFYDRSFVRKGQYMFGWDWGPKLISCGIWKPVELLEYSSRIERLELFTEKTGEMWSLRVRAQTPGSTQVRYRLSDPSGNCLHEWHGDSEVAISDPKLWYPHDLGAQPLYRLTATLGRHTVEREFGLRTVELVRENDEHGQSFQFVVNGLPVWARGANWIPDHSFPSIVSRQRVFEQLRRAKGMGMNMLRVWGGGLYESEDFYDAADELGILVWQDFAFGCAYYPDTDGYADEVRREALENVQRLRHRVSLALWCGNNENLTMWESGWGGKDKRPPRYFGEKLYEEVIPEVLRQEDPGRPYIPTSPWGGEPCNSGGTGDQHYWDVWHGRGDWRYYQDSSARFSSEFGFVSSPSIEVWKSCLGSSSTGVRRGGDWDPYSPAVQWHDKTGKGYENYLGMVHLHYPEIASMDDLVYYTQLNQRDAIRFAFEHYRGGDLCKGALVWQLNDCWPVQSWAILDCTGSKKVLGHEMARLCAPRMIALQLEEGKAGAVLANDGAEQWNTTCVLRAVSLTDGSVLREASLEVNVEGFARRAAGEIDLSGLDPNTCLLWVEAEDAAPAWRLLCEPKDIVAPLGEIEVRADGDRWILASKTPVVDLWIDAEGGEIEPNGLTWLGGSVSVRAPQGAKLLSLRSLAGWHPIRGGA